From the Achromobacter xylosoxidans A8 genome, the window CTTGATGCCCGGATACAGCGCTTCGAAGCCCTTGATGACGGGGCCGGCAGCCTTGGTGTCGGTGGTCGAATAGATGACGACCTTGCCTTCCTTCTTGGCGCCGTCCAGGATCTTCTGGTAGTCGGCCGGATAGCCGGCCGGCACTTGCTGTGCAAAGGCGCTGCCGGCGGCGAGGGCGAATGCAGCGGCGCAGGCGGCCGCCAGTTGGGACTTGGCAAGCATGGGTGTGTCTCCGATGAGTTATTGGTACGAGCGGGATCCGTGTCCAGCTTGCGGGCATCTTAGGAGCCGGCGTCTGTCGCCGTCCTGTCATGGCGACAGGTCGCGCCTAGGGGAAATCCCTTGCTGGCAAGGACGCCGCGCGTCCGCGACCGTCACGGCCGCGCCGGCGTATCCGTCACCAACCGGATCCAGTTCTGCACGAAGCGCGAATGGCGGCGCTGGTCCAGTCCGACCAGCAGGGCGGGGCTCAGCACCACCGGCTGCACGATGCCTTGCGAACGCGCCAGCACCGCTTCGGAGGTCCAGCGGCCAGGCGTGTCCTCCATGATGGAGCCCAGCGCCGCATGGCTGGACGCCACCTGCTGGCCGGCCGGCGAAAGCAGCCAGTCCACCAGTGCGCGGCCCAGTTCCGGGCTGGGCGCCTTGCGCGCGATCAGCACCGAACGCGCCAGCACCAGCACGTAGTCCTGCGGAAAGACCACGCCGATGGCTGCGCCCGCCGCCTGCCGCGACAGCGCGTAGGAGCCGAGGATGTTGTAGCCGATGTCGATCTGATCGTGCTCGATCGCGTCCAGGATCTCGGCGCTGGTGGCCGACAGGCGCACGCCGGCCTGGCCCATGGCATTGGCCAGTCCCCAGAAGTTCGACGACACCAGCTCGTCCTGTTCGGCCAGCAGATAGCCCACGCTGCTGGCCGCGATGTCATAGGTGCCGATGCGGCCGCGCAGCTTGGCGGAGTCGCGTTCCAGCAGGCGCAGCAGATCCTGGCGCGAACGCGGCACGGTGGCTTCGGTATAGCGCTTGGGGTTGTAGACGATGACGGCCGGCTCGAAGGTGAAGCCATATACCTCGTGGCGCCAGATGGCCCAGGACGGCAGCTTGGCGGCATAGGGCGACGAGTAGCTCAGCGCATAGCCGTCGTTAGCCAGCCGGATCTGCAGGTCCGAGGCCGAGCTCATCAGCACGTCCACGTCCTTCAACTGCCCGGCGATGGCGGCCTCGTAGAGTTCGCGGCTGCCCATCTCGCGGTACACCACGGTCACGTCCGGCCGTTGCGACTGGAAGCCCTGGATCAGCGGTGCAACCACCGGCGTATCCGTCGGGCCGGCGATGGTCAGGACGCGGGACGTGGGTTGCGGCGCGGGATAGCGGGTGACGATTTGCGGGATGTCGGCGGCGCGCGCGTCGTTGGAGGATGAGGCCAGCAGCAGGCCCGCCAGGCACAGCGCGCCCAGGCAGGCGGCGGCCGCGCGCCCCGGCGCGGAGCGCGCCAGCGGCAGGATCACGCGTGCCGTCAGGCCGCCGCCCGGGCGGTCCTGCAGCCACAGCGAGCCGCCGTGGGCGACGGCGACCGAGCGCACGATGGACAGCCCCAGCCCGGATCCGGGCAGCGTTTCGCCGGCCCGGCCGCGGGTGAAGCGCTGCTGCACGGCTTCTTTCTCGTCGTCGGCCACGCCCGGGCCGCGGTCGGACACGGTCAGCGCCACGCGGAAGCCCGCCACGGGCGTGGCCTGGATGTCCACGGGGCCGTCGGGTGCATAGCGCAGGGCGTTGTCCACCAGGTTGCGCAGCATCTCGCGCAAGGCGACCCGGTCGCCGGCGATGCGGGCGCGGCGGACCTCGGGCGCGATCTCGATGCGCAGGCGCTGTGCCTCCAGCGGGCCGATGCGGCGCCGCGTTTCGTTGACGGTCTCGGCCACGCCCACCAGGGTGCGCGAGCCCTTGCCCAGGCGATGCGTGATGGTGGCGTCCATCAGCAACTGGTTGATCAACTGGCTGGCATGCGTGGCGTTCAGGTGGATGCGTTCGAGGCGCGCATGCAGCCGCTGCGGATCGGTTTCGTCCAGCGCCACTTCCGCCTGCGCGCGCAGCGAGGCCAGCGGCGTGCGCACCTGGTGCGCGGCATCCGCCACCAGTGTGTTGAGCGTGCCCATGACGCCGGACAGGCGCTGCATGAAGGCGTTCAAGGCCTCGACCAGCCGCCGCACCTCGCGCGGCACGGGCGTCACCAGCGGCGCCAGATCGTCCGGCGCGCGGCTGCGCAATTCCCGTTCCACCACGCCCAGCGGCGCGAAGGCGCGCTGCACGCCGAACCACAGCAGACCCAGCGCCACCAGCGACACCACCACCAGCGGCAGCGCGGTGCGTCCCAGGATCTCGTCGGCCAGCGCCTCGCGCGATCCCAGCGTCTCGGCCACCCGCACCGTGACCCAGCCCGCATGCTGGCTGGCCGACACCAGCCGGCCCACCGTGGCAACGCGTACGGATTCGTCGTGATAGCGCAGGTAGGCGAATACCGGCGTGGCCGACTGCGCCAGCGGCAGGCCGGGCGCCAGGTCGTCGTAGCCGGTGATGAGGCGGCCGTTGGAAGTGCGGGCCTCGTAGAACACGCGTTCGCCGCCGGACAGCATGGCCAGCGAGGACACCGGCGGTTCGACGGTGACGTTGTTGTCCTCGATCTGCACGGAACCGGCAATGGTCAGCGCCGAGGCCGCCAGCAGGCGGTCGAAAGCCTGTTCCGCCGCGCGCTGCGCGTAGCCGCGCAGGAAGAACACCAGCCCGATCAGCGCGCAGGCCAGCAGCAGCACGCCCAGCGCGAAGACGCGGCGGCGGATGGAGAAATTTTCAGGGTTGTTCATGGCTGCGGGCCTGATAGCCGACGCCGCGCACAGTGACGATATCGATCGAGGCGCCCGCCAGCTTCTTGCGCAGCCGCGATATCAGCAGCTCCAGCGCATTGAGCGTGCCGTCGTCCAGGTCGAACAGCTGGTTCATCAACCGCTCCTTGGCGACGGTCTGGCCCAGCTTGCCGAGCAGGATCTCCAGCAGGCGGAATTCACGCCGTCCCAACTCCAGCGGCGCGCCGGCCACGCTGACGTTGCGGTTGGCGAGGTCCAGGCTGAGGTTGCCATAGACGGTGAGGCTGCTGGTCTGGCCGGCGGGGCGGCGCATCAGTGCGCGCAGCCGGGCTTCGAGTTCCCGCAGATCGAAGGGCTTGACCAGATAGTCGTCGGCGCCCAGGTCGAGCATGTCGATCTTGTCTTCGATTTCAGAGCGCGCGGTCATGACCAGCACGGGCGCCTCCAGCCCCGCGGCGCGCAGTTCGCGGATGACGGTAAATCCGTCCTTGCCGGGCAGGTTGATGTCCAGGACGAGCGCGTCCCAGGTTTCGTCCAACCCCCAACGCAACGCCGCCACGCCGTCGCGCACCCATTGCACGCTGTGGCCGGCGAAACGCAGCTTGCTTTCCACGGCATCGCCGAGATCGAGATTGTCCTCGACCAGCAAAATGCGCATGTGTTGTCTCCGTGTCTTTTGTGGCTTTCGGGGGAGTGTAAAGGGGTGTGAGGGTTCTGTGGGTCTTGATGCGGGCGCCGACGCGACAGGCTAGGCTGGTTGAATCTTTACGGGCGCTGGGGCGGGTGGTGTGCTTGGCGTTCTTGCCACGGATAGTGGGTGTTGGCGTGTCTTGCGGGGCCCGCCCCAGGCCGGCCGCGCGGGCGGCCTTTTGGGGCTTACGCGGTGTCTTGCGTCGCGTGATGGCGCTGCGCGCTGGTGGCGGGCGTTCTCGTGGTGATGCTTATGGCAATCGAGAATCGGGACTGAGTTTGGTAGGGCGCTTTTTTGGGGTGATGGCCAAGTGCGCGGGTCGGCCAGTAATCGTCACTCAACGCGGATGCCGGATGGGTGGCGCGCGTCCGGGTCTGCATGCGTAAGCGGCTGCCCGTCGCGCGCCACCCATCACCGCCCATCACCCCAGAGCTGGGGACCAATAGCAAACTATTCGTCGCATTCGCGCAAGCGAACACAATAGAAATTCAAGAAATCACGTATGTCATTCTCGGCCGCCCGCGCGGCCGAGAATGACGGGCAATGCAAGAGTCGTCCCTGACCACGGCTCCAGCAGCGCATCAGTCCAAGATTCAAGCAGCCCGTCGGCGCGGGCGCCTGAGGGGCGGGCAACCTCGATGCGCCCGAGGGAATCTGAAGGGAAGGCCGAAGGCCTGGACGAAGATGACGAAGGGGCAGTCCGGAGCGAACGCTCCGGACCGCAATCGTGGGCGCCCACCCCTCAGGCGCCCGCGCCGATGGGCGGCCTACGAAGAACTCGCAACGCACAGCCCCAAGACGCCGAGCAGAAGAAACCTACTCCTGCCCACCCACAGCAGGACTAATCTCCCCGATATACCGGCAATCCAGCTCCAGAGACAACTCATCCATCCCCAGAATATCGATCTCCACTGCAGTCCCGCGCTCCAGCTCCGGCATCCCCCCAACCCGAGTCACCAGCGGCGCATTCGCGAACCGCACCAGGTCATCGCGCAGCACGTGCGCCACGGTACGCGTCACGTTGTGCTGCTTCAGCCAGCGCAGGCACCAGTAGCGCTCCATCGCGCTCTGGAACTCCGCCCAGGCCGCGTATTGCGCGTCGAAGGCGCCGATGATGGCGAACAGGTCCGCGTCGCGCGGCTTGAACGGGGCGACCAGGCGGGCGGACACGCCGTGCTCGACTGCTGCGATCAGTTGCCACTGGTTGACCAGGTCCACGTAGCGGCGCAGCGGCGAGGTGCTCCAGGCGTATTGCGGCACCCCGATGGCCTCGTGCGGCAAGGCCTGGGTGCTCATGCGCACGCGGCCCGCCTGTTGCGAGCGGTAGATGCCCGGCACGCCATGCTGGTGCAGCAGGCCGCCCCAGAGGTTGTTCGCCAGGATCATGTATTCCGCCACCATGCGGTCCAACGGCGCGTTGCGCTGGCGCGGCACCAGGCGCACCGGCGTGTCGGGATCGTCGGGGTTGCCATCCAGGTAGAAGCTGTACTCCACCCGGGAATTGTTCTCCGGCTTGCCGCGCACGTTTTCGCGTTGCGCCGACAGGGCCTGCGCCAGCTTCCACAGCGGGCGCAGCCAATGGCCATAGGGCAGGTCGGCCGACGGATCGGACAGGCTGGCTTCCGTGACCTGAGCGTCCAGCATGTTGTGGCGCAGGTTCTCGCGCACCACGATACGTTCCAGGCGGGTTTCCGATTCGATGATTTCGCCGGTTTCCGGATCGGCCACGACGTACAGGGACAGCGCCGGCACTTCGCGGCCGGCGTCCAGCGAGAACGCCTGGATGATGCTGTCCGGCTGCATCGGGATCTTGTCGCCCGGCATGTAGACGGTGGACAGGCGGGCGCGCGCCAGCTTGTCGAAATCGCTGTCGCGGGTCACGGTGATGCCCGGCGCCGCCACGTGCACGCCGACGCGCAGACGGCCGTCGGGCAAGGTGGAGACGGACAGGGCGTCGTCGATTTCGGTGGTGGTGACGTCGTCCACCGAATAGATTTCGGCGTCGGACAGCGGCAGCTCGCGGTCGATGGGCGGCAGTTCCAGGTCCGGGAACGCCAATCCGCGCGGGAAATTCACCGCCAGGAAACGGCGCTTGTGCAGCGCCAGCGCGTGTGGCCAGGCGCCCAGTTCCAGCAGCAGGCGGTCGGGGCTCTTGCCCAGCTTGGCGCAGGCGGCGTCCAGCGCCTTCCATTGCTGCGAATTCTTGTCGGGGCGGATCAGGAGCGATTCCGCGGCCTGGGCGATGGGCTCGGGCAGGCGCCCCGCGGCCATTTCATCCACCCATTCCTGCTGCTGCTCGGCCTGGCGCTGTTTCTTTTCCAGCGCGGCCAGGGCGGCGGCCAGAATGTCGGGTGGCGCGGGGCGGTAGCTCCCCTTGCCGCGGCGGTGGAAATAGGCCGGCGCGCCGTGCAGGCGCATCAAGAGGGCGGCCTGTTCCACGGGCGTGGGGGCGTGGCCGAAGTAGTCGGCGGCCAGGGCGGGAGAGTCGAATTCTTCCTGCGGCGCGCATTCCCACAGGAATTGCAGGTCCAGCGTTTCGGCGGTCGCGGCCGCCTGGCTCATCAGCGCGGCCGGTTCGGGCGCCGCGAAGGTGAACAAGGTATTGGCGCGCTTGATCTTGCTGCGCTTGCCGGATTCCGATTCCACCTGCAGGCTGGCATCGGTCTCGGACAGGATATTGCCGGCCTTGAAGCTGCCGTCGTCTTCGTAAAACACATACATGGTGGGGATCGTCCTGGGCGGCGCGCACGCGCCGCCTTGCGCAGCTTTATAGAGTGTTGATGTTTGATACTGATTATTGGGGGCGAACCTGCTTGTCGCCAAGGGCGAATTCAAGCACTTCGGGCATCCATTCCACAAAATCGGACAGGCCGTGGTCGCTGCCTTGCACGATGCGCTGGCGGCAGCCCGCGTAGCGGTCACGCATTTCGCGCCAATCCAGCACCTCGTCGCCGGTGGCTGCCAATAGGAAGTAGCGGTCGGGCTGGGTGACGCGTGGGGCGTGGATGGCGGCCAGTTCGTCCACGTACTCGGGCAGGAAGACGAACGGCGCGTCGGAATGATACATGCGGTGCTCGCCGATCTGGGTGGCGAGGTCGCGGGCGGCCTCGACCGCCGGATTCAGCAACACCGCCTTGCAGCCCAGCTGTTCGGCCAGCCAGGTGGCATAGAAGCCGCCCAGCGAAGAGCCGATCACGGTCAGCACCCGGGGCGAGTCCGCCCCTTCCAACTGGCGCCGGGCGATGCCCATGGCCAGAGCGATGGCTTCGCGCGGGCTGGCGGGCAGTTGCGGGCAGGCCCAGGCCGCCGACAGGCCGCGCTCGGCCATGGCGTCGGCCATCATCCGGGCCTTGAGTGAGGTCGGCGAGGAACGGAAACCGTGCAGATAGAGAATCATGGCTCGCCTTTGCGGTGTCGTTGCCGGAATCAGGCGCGCGCCTGCAGCGCGTCCAGCAGCTTGCCGTGCACGCCGCCGAAACCGCCGTTGCTCATGACCAGAACCTGGTCGCCCGGCCGGGCGGCGCCCGCGACGGCGGCAACCAGCGCGCCGATGTCATCGTAGCTGGAAGCGCGGTCGCCCAGGGGCGCCAGCACTTCGGCCGGATTCCAGCCCAGGGCGTGCTTGCCGGCATGGGCGCCGAAGCAGAACACCAGGTCGGCGTCGGCCAGGGCCTCGGGCAGGCGGGCAGCCATGGTGCCCAGCTTCATGGTGTTGGAGCGCGGCTCCAGCACCGCCAGGATGCGGGCCGCGCCGACCTGGCGGCGCAGGCCTTCCAGGGTGGTGGCGATGGCCGTGGGGTGGTGCGCGAAGTCGTCGTAGACCTTGATGCCGTCGACCGTGCCGCGCA encodes:
- a CDS encoding extracellular solute-binding protein produces the protein MNNPENFSIRRRVFALGVLLLACALIGLVFFLRGYAQRAAEQAFDRLLAASALTIAGSVQIEDNNVTVEPPVSSLAMLSGGERVFYEARTSNGRLITGYDDLAPGLPLAQSATPVFAYLRYHDESVRVATVGRLVSASQHAGWVTVRVAETLGSREALADEILGRTALPLVVVSLVALGLLWFGVQRAFAPLGVVERELRSRAPDDLAPLVTPVPREVRRLVEALNAFMQRLSGVMGTLNTLVADAAHQVRTPLASLRAQAEVALDETDPQRLHARLERIHLNATHASQLINQLLMDATITHRLGKGSRTLVGVAETVNETRRRIGPLEAQRLRIEIAPEVRRARIAGDRVALREMLRNLVDNALRYAPDGPVDIQATPVAGFRVALTVSDRGPGVADDEKEAVQQRFTRGRAGETLPGSGLGLSIVRSVAVAHGGSLWLQDRPGGGLTARVILPLARSAPGRAAAACLGALCLAGLLLASSSNDARAADIPQIVTRYPAPQPTSRVLTIAGPTDTPVVAPLIQGFQSQRPDVTVVYREMGSRELYEAAIAGQLKDVDVLMSSASDLQIRLANDGYALSYSSPYAAKLPSWAIWRHEVYGFTFEPAVIVYNPKRYTEATVPRSRQDLLRLLERDSAKLRGRIGTYDIAASSVGYLLAEQDELVSSNFWGLANAMGQAGVRLSATSAEILDAIEHDQIDIGYNILGSYALSRQAAGAAIGVVFPQDYVLVLARSVLIARKAPSPELGRALVDWLLSPAGQQVASSHAALGSIMEDTPGRWTSEAVLARSQGIVQPVVLSPALLVGLDQRRHSRFVQNWIRLVTDTPARP
- a CDS encoding ribonuclease catalytic domain-containing protein, producing MYVFYEDDGSFKAGNILSETDASLQVESESGKRSKIKRANTLFTFAAPEPAALMSQAAATAETLDLQFLWECAPQEEFDSPALAADYFGHAPTPVEQAALLMRLHGAPAYFHRRGKGSYRPAPPDILAAALAALEKKQRQAEQQQEWVDEMAAGRLPEPIAQAAESLLIRPDKNSQQWKALDAACAKLGKSPDRLLLELGAWPHALALHKRRFLAVNFPRGLAFPDLELPPIDRELPLSDAEIYSVDDVTTTEIDDALSVSTLPDGRLRVGVHVAAPGITVTRDSDFDKLARARLSTVYMPGDKIPMQPDSIIQAFSLDAGREVPALSLYVVADPETGEIIESETRLERIVVRENLRHNMLDAQVTEASLSDPSADLPYGHWLRPLWKLAQALSAQRENVRGKPENNSRVEYSFYLDGNPDDPDTPVRLVPRQRNAPLDRMVAEYMILANNLWGGLLHQHGVPGIYRSQQAGRVRMSTQALPHEAIGVPQYAWSTSPLRRYVDLVNQWQLIAAVEHGVSARLVAPFKPRDADLFAIIGAFDAQYAAWAEFQSAMERYWCLRWLKQHNVTRTVAHVLRDDLVRFANAPLVTRVGGMPELERGTAVEIDILGMDELSLELDCRYIGEISPAVGGQE
- a CDS encoding response regulator transcription factor — translated: MRILLVEDNLDLGDAVESKLRFAGHSVQWVRDGVAALRWGLDETWDALVLDINLPGKDGFTVIRELRAAGLEAPVLVMTARSEIEDKIDMLDLGADDYLVKPFDLRELEARLRALMRRPAGQTSSLTVYGNLSLDLANRNVSVAGAPLELGRREFRLLEILLGKLGQTVAKERLMNQLFDLDDGTLNALELLISRLRKKLAGASIDIVTVRGVGYQARSHEQP
- a CDS encoding YqiA/YcfP family alpha/beta fold hydrolase — protein: MILYLHGFRSSPTSLKARMMADAMAERGLSAAWACPQLPASPREAIALAMGIARRQLEGADSPRVLTVIGSSLGGFYATWLAEQLGCKAVLLNPAVEAARDLATQIGEHRMYHSDAPFVFLPEYVDELAAIHAPRVTQPDRYFLLAATGDEVLDWREMRDRYAGCRQRIVQGSDHGLSDFVEWMPEVLEFALGDKQVRPQ